From Mycolicibacterium nivoides, a single genomic window includes:
- a CDS encoding DUF6131 family protein produces MIILGIIMIVLGLLLPSLVPTFAFAHVVLVIGVILLVVGLLMMLMGRAGHAVGGRRHYY; encoded by the coding sequence ATGATCATCCTCGGAATCATCATGATCGTTCTGGGGCTCCTCCTCCCCAGCCTCGTCCCCACATTCGCTTTCGCCCACGTGGTACTGGTCATCGGGGTCATCCTGCTGGTCGTAGGCCTGCTCATGATGCTGATGGGCCGAGCGGGTCACGCGGTCGGTGGCCGGCGCCACTACTACTGA
- a CDS encoding CsbD family protein, producing MGKKVAHKAEAAMGSAKKVFGRMTGNTRLRAEGRTGQVKGNTKQAGDKLKDAFKH from the coding sequence ATTGGCAAAAAGGTCGCCCACAAAGCCGAAGCCGCCATGGGTAGCGCGAAGAAAGTCTTTGGCCGCATGACCGGCAACACCCGCCTGCGGGCTGAAGGACGCACCGGCCAGGTCAAAGGCAACACCAAACAGGCAGGCGACAAGCTCAAAGACGCCTTCAAACACTGA